Part of the Paenibacillus guangzhouensis genome is shown below.
GTGAACAAGAGCTGCGTACAGCCGGCGATATTATGGGGCTTTCGGTGATCCATCATTTGGGCTACCCCGACGGTAAATTGAAGGATGTTCCGAGAGCAGAACTTGTGGAACATATCGTGCACTTTATTCAATCCCATCAGCTAGCGGTTGTCGTCACATTCCCGGAAGATGGCGTGAGCGGTCATCTCGATCATATCGCCATTCATCATGCGACGAATGAAGCGATCTTCAGTGGACGCTGCCCAAGTGTGCAGAAGCTCTATTACAACGCGCCGTTTGAGGTTCGCAATTCGGGCGAAGGCGTAACGCTCAAGATCCAAGTGGAGCCGCATTGGAAGATGAAGGCCGCCGCACTACGCGCGCACCAGTCGCAGGTCTTTTCTGTGGAACGGGTATTCGGCGATTTGGAGCAGATGCCTAATCAGGCGTGGGCGAAGGAAGAGGTCTTCATGCTGGCATGGGAACGAGGGACGCATTGGCCGAAGAAGCAGGAAGCAACCATCTATGATGATTTGATCTAACCGATCATTGTTCGTTAGGGCAGCGTGAGCTGCCCTTTTTGTATAGTTACATTTCGATTCGTACTTACTCTCATCTCAATCATAAGTTTTACTAATGATACAAATAGCAGATCGGTATTTCACTTTACGTCAGCCGAAGCTTATAGTTGAACTGTAGATGAACGTTCAGCACGTGACATTAGTGAATGAGGCAGGGGGGACACAGCGTGGAACAGACACAAATACTTGCTGTGCAGCAAAAAAGGAAAATACCGTTCGGATGGCTGGCTGGGTTAGGATTAACATTTGTAATTGCTATCGTCGCAAAGTGGTTGTCGGCACTTCCGTTTCTAAATATTATGGGTCAGCTTGTGATTGCTTTGTTGATCGGGATGGTGATACGATCGATGATCGTCGTACCGGAACGTATCGCGGTTGGAACGAACTTCTCGAGTAAGAAGCTGCTTCGCTTCGGTATTATTCTACTCGGGATGCGGCTCAATCTTGTGGATCTCGTGCACGCCGGACCGAAGGTGCTGCTGCTGGCGGTGATTGTCATTATCTTCACGATACCGGTTGTCTATGGGCTTGCGCGTCTCTTCAAGGTAGAGCAGCGGTTAAGCCTTCTCACGGCATGCGGTTCCGCCATCTGCGGGGCAGCGGCTGTTGTAGCGATCGCGCCGCAGCTCAAGGCGAAGGAAGAAGAGACGGCGATTGCGGCAGCGGTCGTGGCGATTCTCGGGACGTTGTTTACGCTAACCTATACATTGTTGTATCCCATTCTCGGGCTCTCTGATTTAGGATATGGCGTATTCTCGGGAGCCACGCTCCATGAGATTGCCCATGTCATCGCGGCGGCGGCACCGGGAGGGAAAGCAGCGGTCGACCTTGCTGTCATCGAGAAATTGACGCGCGTTGCGCTGCTCGTACCGGTCGCGATCGGGATTGGCATTGCGGCGAATCGTCTCGAGCGTAAGCAGAGCGGGGACCAAGGGAAATTCGATTGGCGTTCGATTCCGATACCATGGTTCATCGTAGGGTTCCTTGCAGTGAGCGGCATTCATTCGCTCGGCATCATCCCGACGGGTGTGGCCGATTTCATCGTGGTTATCGCTTATATGCTGATCGCGATGGCAATGGCGGGGCTTGGGTTAAGCGTTGACTTCGGTGCATTCCGGCGCTTCGGGCTCAAATCGTTCGCAGCAGGTCTCATTGGTTCGATTCTGCTTGCTCTTCTAGGATTTGGATTGGTACATGTACTTCAGCTTGCATAATAGACGAAAAAAAGCGGAAATCCCGTCAGGGACTCCGCTTTCATCATATTCAGGGTGAGATTAATATCCTCTTACATATTGCTTCGGAGGTACCGCATCTTTCGATACGGCTTGCAACGCATGCAGCGCCCAGTAAGGATCGCGCAGCATACCGCGGCCTACCGCTACGAGGTCCGCATCGCCATTCGCTACCGTTGCTTCAGCAAGCTTAGGATCATCAAGTATACCTACGGCAATAACCGGAACTTGTAATGCTTCCTTGATCGTACGCGCCACTGGCACTTGGTACCCAGGATAGTTACCGGGCTTCTTGCTGCCTGCAGGTGCTTCGCCGCCTGTAGAGACATGGAAGAGGTCTACGCCAGCTTCTTGATATTGACGGGATACCTTGATCATATGATCGATATCATAACCACCATCCATGTACTCAATTGCCGAGATGCGCATGATAAGTGGCATATCGGCCGGGATCACGCTCTTAATCGCCTGGATGATCTCAACGCCGAATTTCGCGTAATCTTGACCGTATTCGTCCGTACGTTGATTAAGCGCAGGAGAGTGGAACTGATGGATGAGGTACCCATGTGCTCCATGGATCTCGATCGTATCCACGCCAGCTTCCACGGCACGACGCGCAGATTCCTTGAACTTCACGACCATGGCTTTCACTTCATCTGTTGTGAGGGCGCGAGGTGTCTTATCGTTCTCGGTTACTGGGATGGCTGAAGAGCTCACTGGAACGAGTGCATCGCCTGCTTTACGTCCCGCATGAGCGATTTGGATACCGATCTTGGAGCCGTATTTATGCACCTCATCAATGATTCGGCGATATGCTGGAATTTGTTCATCCGACCATAAACCTAGATCATAGTTGGAAATACGTCCATCAGGTTCAACATCCGTCATCTCCATAATGATAAGACCTGTACCGCCAACGGCACGGGAAACATAGTGAACGAAATGCCAGTCGGTCGGCGTACCGTCCATCGCTTCAACGGAATATTGGCACATCGGCGGCATCACGATTCTATTTTTCAATTCAAGGTTTTTCAATTTGTAGGGTGTAGATAAATGTGTCATGGTGTATCTCTCCTTTGGATCTATTGGAATTTGGAATATCGTTTGAACTTGCAGCTGCTGTAATTGAATTATAAGACCAACGACTTTAAAAAGGGAAGTAGTGATATTTTTTACATATAGTTTCCCTTAGGGAAGTATTGTGATATATTCAGGTAAAAGAGTGGAAAATTTATGAGGAGGGCGACAACTTGGATACATCAGAACACCTTATTTTAACCAAAGCTCCGTTCGGCAAAACATGTGCAATCGAGAAAACACTCGATGTGATCGGGACGAAATGGACGTTCTTAATCCTCCATGATTTGTTGATTGAAGGAACGATGCGGTTCAGCGATATTCTGAAGTCGATGGATGGCATTAGTCCGAAGACGCTGGCGCTCAGACTAAGAGAGCTAGAGCAGCACGGCCTGCTGATACGCACGGTGTACCCTGAAGTACCGCCGCGGGTGGAGTATACATTAACGCCCAAAGGAAAGCAGCTGGAGGGTGTATTCATAGAAATGAAACGGTTCGGATTAGGTTTGATCGATTGATCTACATGCAGCAAAAAAAGAACACGATGGGCGAACCCATGGTGTTCTTTGTCTTTTATGAAGCCGGTGCTTGCTGTGCGAATACGGAGAGCAGGATTAAGGCCACGAGGATGCAGAAAAGTGTGAAGAACGTAATCTTCCAGCCGCTGCGCGGGACTTTGCCGGATACCTTGCCTGTCTCGCCGTTCACCATGTAACGATAGGTTTTTTTCTTATACGTGTAGGTAGCGTTCCATAACGGTAGGAGGATATGTTTGTAGGTCTCGTTGTACGTTTTCGTCGAGATGCTAAGATGCCGTATTTCATCTCCTCCGATTTCTCCTCGGATTTCCTGCTCCAGCTGATCGTCCATCCGTGACGCAGCTTCATCCCAGCCTTCGCGAAGCGGGACGGTGTATCGTTCTGCGATAAATCCGCTCAAATATTCCGGCTGATAAGGAACGAGTTCCTTCAACCCGAAATCTTGGAACCGATCGAGCAGCTTCGAGTCGTGCTGATGAGACGCAGGGACGAGAATATCATCAAAAGAACGATCGTAATCGCCACTCGTCCAATGCCATACGGTGTACCGAACTTGCTCGGTGTACGTCTCCGTCTTGCCGTCGACGACACGCGTTCGTGTCTCTGTCCGATAATGGTAATCGCCTCGTTCGGCCGTATAGGAGGATTCGGTATCTGCATCGAAAGTCCAGAACGGGATGTAGATCCCGGAGACGTTAGATCGCGTATTTTGTTTTTTGAAGGCATTCGGCACGAACCATTTTTTCTTTTTCCATTGGAGAAAAGCGGCATTGGCTTCGTCTTTGGAAATATGAAACGGCATCAGCGATTCGGGACGAATTCCCGTTGGATCGCCCTGTGCTAGTACCTTCGGTGAACCGCAAAAGGCGCAGACAGCAGCGGTCTGTTCCGCGGGAATCAGCATCTGAGCGCTGCAATTCTCACATTTGACGACCTGCTGCTCGGTTCCCCAGTCCAT
Proteins encoded:
- a CDS encoding PIG-L deacetylase family protein, giving the protein MTNAKVGFIYAHPDDETFGCASLIRELADQGGEPVLLCATRGDAGKTGRLGEMTREELAVLREQELRTAGDIMGLSVIHHLGYPDGKLKDVPRAELVEHIVHFIQSHQLAVVVTFPEDGVSGHLDHIAIHHATNEAIFSGRCPSVQKLYYNAPFEVRNSGEGVTLKIQVEPHWKMKAAALRAHQSQVFSVERVFGDLEQMPNQAWAKEEVFMLAWERGTHWPKKQEATIYDDLI
- a CDS encoding YeiH family protein, translating into MEQTQILAVQQKRKIPFGWLAGLGLTFVIAIVAKWLSALPFLNIMGQLVIALLIGMVIRSMIVVPERIAVGTNFSSKKLLRFGIILLGMRLNLVDLVHAGPKVLLLAVIVIIFTIPVVYGLARLFKVEQRLSLLTACGSAICGAAAVVAIAPQLKAKEEETAIAAAVVAILGTLFTLTYTLLYPILGLSDLGYGVFSGATLHEIAHVIAAAAPGGKAAVDLAVIEKLTRVALLVPVAIGIGIAANRLERKQSGDQGKFDWRSIPIPWFIVGFLAVSGIHSLGIIPTGVADFIVVIAYMLIAMAMAGLGLSVDFGAFRRFGLKSFAAGLIGSILLALLGFGLVHVLQLA
- a CDS encoding NADH:flavin oxidoreductase/NADH oxidase; this encodes MTHLSTPYKLKNLELKNRIVMPPMCQYSVEAMDGTPTDWHFVHYVSRAVGGTGLIIMEMTDVEPDGRISNYDLGLWSDEQIPAYRRIIDEVHKYGSKIGIQIAHAGRKAGDALVPVSSSAIPVTENDKTPRALTTDEVKAMVVKFKESARRAVEAGVDTIEIHGAHGYLIHQFHSPALNQRTDEYGQDYAKFGVEIIQAIKSVIPADMPLIMRISAIEYMDGGYDIDHMIKVSRQYQEAGVDLFHVSTGGEAPAGSKKPGNYPGYQVPVARTIKEALQVPVIAVGILDDPKLAEATVANGDADLVAVGRGMLRDPYWALHALQAVSKDAVPPKQYVRGY
- a CDS encoding winged helix-turn-helix transcriptional regulator, whose protein sequence is MDTSEHLILTKAPFGKTCAIEKTLDVIGTKWTFLILHDLLIEGTMRFSDILKSMDGISPKTLALRLRELEQHGLLIRTVYPEVPPRVEYTLTPKGKQLEGVFIEMKRFGLGLID